In Pyramidobacter piscolens W5455, a genomic segment contains:
- a CDS encoding MerR family transcriptional regulator, translated as MEYSIKEAAQMLNIPISTIRYYDKEGLLPSLERKSSGYRAFSERDIETLKIVLWLKKAHMPLKEIARFIQLLKEGDASLHQRLELFERRRQAMERQLSEDQAVLDFINYKCNYYRAAVEAGTEKIHRGGEKLKMPPCACDSSENLP; from the coding sequence ATGGAGTATTCGATCAAAGAAGCGGCGCAAATGCTGAATATCCCCATCAGCACGATCCGTTACTACGACAAGGAGGGGCTGCTGCCCTCCCTCGAACGCAAAAGCTCGGGCTACCGCGCGTTTTCGGAACGCGACATCGAGACGCTGAAAATCGTGCTGTGGCTGAAAAAGGCCCATATGCCGCTGAAGGAGATCGCCCGTTTCATCCAGCTGCTGAAAGAGGGCGACGCCTCGCTGCACCAGCGCCTCGAACTGTTCGAGCGCCGCCGTCAGGCCATGGAACGGCAGCTCAGCGAGGACCAGGCCGTGCTTGATTTCATCAACTACAAATGCAATTACTACCGCGCCGCCGTCGAGGCCGGCACGGAAAAGATCCACCGCGGCGGCGAAAAACTGAAAATGCCGCCCTGCGCCTGCGATTCGTCCGAAAACCTTCCATGA
- a CDS encoding RnfABCDGE type electron transport complex subunit D: MDYKLVVSSSPHAHAGLTTPQIMGWVLAALVPAGVMGVIRYGARAVAVMAVCVLACVFFEFLWQKCTGRAVTVGDGSAAVTGLLLAYNLPPTIPYWMAVGGSLFAIIVVKQFYGGLGGNIVNPALAGRAMMLASWPVPMTTWTLDGVSAATPLALMKSGNVSALPSYLDLFLGRTGGCIGESCTLALLIGFAVLLWKDIVKWQTPVVYVAVVAALCTVFGRPAAPLAEILSGGLFLGAIFMATDYTTSPITLKGQIVFAAGCGLLTAVIRTWGGYPEGVSYSILIMNLLVPLIDRATKPRVFGEVKSHAKNR, translated from the coding sequence ATGGATTATAAGCTGGTCGTTTCAAGTTCTCCCCACGCCCACGCCGGTCTGACGACGCCGCAGATCATGGGCTGGGTGCTGGCGGCGCTGGTTCCCGCCGGCGTCATGGGCGTCATCCGCTACGGCGCGCGCGCCGTGGCGGTGATGGCGGTGTGCGTGCTCGCCTGCGTCTTCTTCGAATTCTTGTGGCAAAAATGCACGGGGCGCGCGGTCACGGTGGGCGACGGCTCCGCGGCCGTCACGGGGCTGCTGCTGGCCTATAACCTGCCGCCCACGATCCCCTACTGGATGGCCGTCGGCGGTTCGCTGTTCGCGATCATCGTCGTCAAACAGTTTTACGGCGGCCTCGGCGGCAACATCGTCAACCCGGCGCTGGCCGGCCGCGCCATGATGCTGGCCAGCTGGCCGGTGCCGATGACGACCTGGACGCTGGACGGAGTTTCCGCGGCCACGCCGCTGGCGCTGATGAAATCCGGAAACGTGAGCGCCCTGCCCTCGTACCTCGATCTGTTCCTCGGCAGGACGGGCGGCTGCATCGGCGAAAGCTGTACGCTGGCGCTGCTGATCGGCTTCGCCGTGCTGCTCTGGAAGGATATCGTCAAATGGCAGACGCCTGTGGTCTACGTCGCCGTGGTCGCGGCGCTGTGCACGGTTTTCGGCCGCCCGGCGGCGCCGCTGGCGGAGATTTTGTCCGGCGGGCTGTTCCTCGGCGCCATTTTCATGGCCACCGACTACACCACGTCGCCGATCACGCTCAAGGGGCAGATCGTTTTCGCCGCCGGCTGCGGCCTGCTTACGGCGGTGATCCGCACGTGGGGCGGCTATCCCGAGGGCGTCTCCTACTCGATCCTGATCATGAACCTGCTGGTGCCGCTGATCGACCGCGCCACCAAGCCGCGCGTTTTCGGAGAGGTGAAGAGCCATGCCAAAAATCGTTAA
- the rsxC gene encoding electron transport complex subunit RsxC produces MGFPTFWGGVHPPQNKDLTRDKRIEPYLPKSDLAFPMSQHIGAPNAPVVARGDKVKVGTPLGSADAFVSAPVLSSVSGTVKDVGPRQTVPGTFDTCVVVENDGLYEKDERWAPLPDYENCDPKEYLKRIREAGIVGFGGATFPAAVKFAPPPQDKIKWFIVNGAECEPYLNCDFRLMMESTDEIVKGTALLLRLFPEAEGVIAVENNKPEAIAALSGSVARLGVQNVRVQPLTVKYPQGSEKMLIEALTGQEYVVTALPADVGCIIANVRTVQQCWRAIALGEPSTERVVTVTGDAIAEPKNVCIPLGTSIRELVDFCGGFKEAPVKVLAGGPMMGMSMRSLDVPAVKGTSGVLALTARSTMLRRATACLHCGRCVEACPMGLVPSALDTLVLGKEYDRFEAEGGMNCIECGSCTYVCPACRPLTQSCRDGKSFVMAQRKKRKAAGK; encoded by the coding sequence ATGGGGTTTCCTACTTTTTGGGGCGGCGTGCATCCGCCTCAGAACAAGGATCTGACGCGGGACAAGCGGATCGAGCCGTATCTGCCCAAAAGCGATCTGGCGTTTCCGATGTCGCAGCACATCGGCGCGCCGAACGCGCCCGTCGTCGCCAGGGGGGACAAAGTCAAAGTCGGCACGCCGCTGGGCAGCGCCGACGCGTTCGTTTCCGCGCCGGTGCTCTCCAGCGTTTCCGGAACGGTGAAGGACGTAGGGCCGCGCCAGACCGTGCCCGGCACGTTCGACACCTGCGTGGTGGTGGAAAACGACGGCCTCTACGAAAAGGACGAACGCTGGGCGCCGCTGCCCGATTACGAAAACTGCGATCCCAAAGAATATCTCAAGCGTATCCGCGAGGCGGGCATCGTCGGTTTCGGCGGCGCCACGTTCCCGGCGGCCGTCAAGTTCGCGCCGCCGCCTCAGGACAAGATCAAATGGTTCATCGTCAACGGCGCCGAGTGCGAACCGTATCTGAACTGCGACTTCCGCCTGATGATGGAATCGACCGACGAGATCGTCAAGGGCACGGCGCTGCTGCTCCGCCTCTTTCCCGAGGCCGAGGGCGTGATCGCCGTGGAGAACAACAAGCCCGAGGCCATCGCCGCGCTGTCCGGGTCGGTCGCGCGGCTGGGCGTGCAGAACGTGCGCGTGCAGCCGCTCACCGTGAAATATCCGCAGGGCTCCGAAAAAATGCTGATCGAGGCGCTGACGGGGCAGGAGTACGTCGTCACGGCGCTGCCGGCCGACGTGGGCTGCATCATCGCCAACGTGCGCACCGTGCAGCAGTGCTGGCGCGCCATCGCCCTCGGCGAGCCTTCGACGGAGCGCGTCGTCACCGTCACCGGCGACGCGATCGCCGAACCCAAGAACGTGTGCATCCCGCTGGGGACTTCCATTCGCGAGCTCGTGGATTTTTGCGGCGGTTTCAAGGAAGCGCCCGTCAAAGTGTTGGCCGGCGGCCCGATGATGGGCATGTCGATGCGCTCGCTCGACGTGCCCGCCGTCAAGGGGACGTCCGGCGTTCTGGCGCTGACGGCGCGCTCGACGATGCTCAGGCGCGCCACGGCCTGCCTGCACTGCGGCCGCTGCGTCGAAGCCTGCCCGATGGGGCTGGTGCCCAGCGCGCTGGACACGCTGGTGCTGGGCAAGGAATATGATCGTTTCGAAGCGGAAGGCGGCATGAACTGCATCGAGTGCGGCAGCTGCACGTACGTGTGCCCCGCCTGCCGGCCGCTGACGCAGAGCTGCCGCGACGGCAAGAGCTTCGTCATGGCGCAGCGCAAAAAGAGAAAGGCGGCGGGGAAATAA
- a CDS encoding RnfABCDGE type electron transport complex subunit G produces the protein MPKIVKLGSILFVITAVTGLLLGAVQNVTSGSIAAQRARQKNDALAATLPGAKNFTPVALKADAGIISEVYAGSAGGATIGYNFTLTPKGFGGLMTLICGIDAAGRVMDIAILESSETPGLGARASEPAFAGQFHGKLADGDLQVTKTPPEDGNQIQAISGATITSRAVADAVNAARAYWKNHLKKEEAK, from the coding sequence ATGCCAAAAATCGTTAAGCTCGGTTCGATCCTCTTCGTCATCACGGCCGTCACGGGGCTGCTCCTCGGCGCCGTGCAGAACGTCACCAGCGGCTCCATCGCCGCCCAACGCGCCCGTCAGAAGAACGATGCGCTGGCCGCGACGCTGCCCGGCGCGAAAAACTTCACGCCCGTGGCGCTCAAAGCCGACGCCGGCATCATCAGCGAGGTTTACGCCGGTTCCGCCGGCGGCGCCACGATCGGCTACAACTTCACGCTCACGCCCAAAGGCTTCGGCGGCCTGATGACGCTGATCTGCGGCATCGACGCCGCCGGACGCGTCATGGACATCGCAATTCTCGAGTCCAGCGAGACGCCTGGGCTCGGCGCCCGGGCTTCCGAACCCGCGTTCGCCGGGCAGTTCCACGGGAAGCTGGCCGACGGCGATCTGCAAGTCACCAAGACGCCGCCCGAGGACGGCAACCAGATCCAGGCAATTTCCGGCGCCACGATCACGTCGCGCGCCGTCGCCGACGCCGTCAACGCCGCGCGCGCTTACTGGAAAAACCATCTGAAAAAAGAGGAGGCAAAGTAA